A region of the Oenanthe melanoleuca isolate GR-GAL-2019-014 chromosome 14, OMel1.0, whole genome shotgun sequence genome:
GCGCGGGGCGAGCGCGCCGCGGGGCTCGGGCTCGCTGCTGTAGTGCGAGAGCGTGGAGAGCGTCTTCAGCACGCGGCTCATGAACCCGCCGAGCGACCGCCCGGACGGCGCCGGGGCCGGGGAGGCCGCCGGGGCCgagcccgcgccgccgcccgccgcccgcccgcggaAAAGCCGCTTGCTGAAGGAGCGCTTCTCCTTGGCGCTGCCGGCCGGCCCGGGGCCGCTCACCCGCGACATGGCGGCGCGGCGCAGCGCGCATCCCCGCCCGGCGCTCGGCTCGGGGCTCGCAGCTCGGCCCGCCCGGCGCTCGCTCGGCCCGGAGCTCAGCCCGGCGGCCGCCGCATCCCGCCGGGCCGGGTCGGGCCGCGGCTCCGCCGCCTCACGGCGCCGCCATcagcgggcggggcggggcgcgccGCCACGTGACCGCGCCGCCACCTTGGCGACGGGCAGACGCTGCCGCAGCGCCGCCATCTTCGGTGCTGGCATGCGCGGGGCGGGCCCGCCCAGACCCCGCCCAGACCCCGCCCAGACCCCGCCCAGACCCCGCCCAGACCCCGCCCAGACCCCGCCCCGCGCCCCACACCggccgctccggccccgctcccgggacccgcccgtcccgtcccgtcccgtcccgtcccgtcccgtcccgtcccgcccgccccgctcggGCCCGTTACTCCGGGCACCCCGCGCAGCCCCGGCCGCCGCCGTGGGGCGGCGCTGCGCGGctgcggagcggggcgggcgggccgggcggggcgggccgggccgggccggggcggggcggcggcgggggtAGGTACCGAGACTGCCGCCGGCCGCCCCATCGACAGCGCCGCCGGGACTGCGAGCGGAGCATGGCGCCACCGGGCCCGGAGAGCGGCCGAGGTGAGGCGATCCCCCTGCCCCGGGCCGGGCGTTGCGGGGATCACACACCGGGCAAGGCGGGATGCGGGCGGGACAGGCCGCGGtgcggcgggcgggcagcgATCCCCCGGCCGCCCCTCAGCGCCCGTTCTCCCGCAGCGGCCGCCACGGCCCCCGGTAAGAAGATCACGGCGCGGCTGAAGCGCACGCTGCCGGTGCGCGGCCCGCAGGCGCCCACGCTGAGCGAGCTGATGCGCTGGTACTGCCTCAACACCAACACGCACGGCTGCCGCCGCATCGTGGTGTCCCGCGGCCGCCTGCGCCGCCTGCTCTGGATCCTGCTGACCCTCAGCGCCGTGGGGCTCATCCTCTGGCAGTGCGCCGAGCTCCTCATGAACTACTACAGCGCCTCGGTGTCCGTCACCGTCCAGTTCCAGAAGCTGCCCTTCCCCGCCGTCACCATCTGCAACATCAACCCCTACAAGTGAGGCTCGGGGAGCTGGTGGGAGGATGGGGGGTCAGCACAGCACCGACTCCTTCCCGAGTTCGTCCCGGTGCTGCCTGTCAGCGCTTTCCCAACCTGGCTTCTCCCTGTAGGGCACCTGGTGTGCCGcatcccctctgtgccctgtgccatTCACTCTCacccctctctgctgcctgctgaccTTGCCTCCGGGCATGCTGctgtctgctctgcacagcccctggcagctctTTGGCTCTCTCCAAATTCCCTTCTTCCCAGGACCAGAGTTCCAGGATTACAAACATCATCTCCTAAAGAATGGAAAGGGGATATCTGTCACTCCTCtcctgcttctttctttctttatgagAGATTTTGACATGATTCATCAGCAACACTTTTTCTCCTGTCAAATCATGCTTTACATTGTTCTCTGTTCTGCTGCCAGATTCCCAGCCTGGTCCCCACTGGGATCCAGCTCTTTGATGACTTCACAGATGAAGTCTTATTTCCACATACTCTGCCTCCTCAGGCTTCTAACATAAGGAGCTTGAGAGTCTTGGAAGAACTTTCTCTGTAATTCagtctgctctgctccctggggtCCTTGCTCCAAATCTCCCCGTGAATACAACTGTGTCTGCCCTCAGTGATGTGAGAGCCTGGTGTGAGACCTGCACGGAGAATTCTGTCCCAAGCCATGGCACCCGCCgtgcagcaggcactgcagctgggcagtgagGTGGGATGGCATGTCACTGTCAACTTGTCTCTCATGCAGGTACAGTGCCATGAAAGAATACTTATCTGAGTTGgacaaagagacaaaaaaggCTTTGGAAACTTTCTATGGATTTTCTGAGGGCAAGTCCAAGGTGCGCCGGTCAGTGGATGACtggaacagcacagggagcGACTTCTTCCAACAGATCCCTCTGCTGAAGGTGGAGGACTTCTCCAGGACAGCGACTGACCTGCACAGTGGGCAGAAGAGGAGAGTAGAGGGAAGTGTCTTTCACAAGGACTCGTCCATCGTGAACTCGGGAGATTCCAATGACATCATTGGCTTTCAGCTGGTGAGTATCACAGTGCCAGCCAGCGAGTTCCCTTGGGGCAGCAAAGGGCTGCCTTGGGGTCAGCGTCCCTCTGGCAGCTGCCTTGGGGTCAGTGTCCCTCTGGCAGCTGGCTTAGGGTCAACGTCCCTCTGGCAGCTGGCTTAGGGTCAGCGTCCCTCTGGCAGCTGCCTTGGGGTCAGTGTCCCTCTGGCAGCTGCCTTGGGGTCAGCGTCCCTCTGGCAGCTGGCTTAGGGTCAGTGTCCCTCTGGCAGCTGGCTTAGGGTCAATGTACCTCTGGCAGCTGGCTTAGGGTCAGCGTCCCTCTGGCAGCTGCCTTGGGGTCAGTGTCCCTCTGGCAGCTGGCTTAGGGTCAGCGTCCCTCTGGCAGCTGGCTTAGGGTCAGTGTATCTCGTGCAGCTGCCTTGGGGTCAGTGTATCTCGTGCAGCTGCCTTGGGGTCAGTGTATCTCTGGCAGCTGCCTTGGGGTCAGTGTATCTCTGGCAGCTGGCTTAGGGTCAGTGTCCCTCTGGCAGCTGGCTTAGGGTCAGTGTATCTCTGGCAGCTGGCTTAGGGTCAGTGTATCTCTGGCAGCTGCCTTGGGGTCAGCGTCCCTCTGGCAGCTGGCTTAGGGTCAGTGTCCCTCTGGCAGCTCCCTTGGGGTCAGTGTCCCTCTGGCAGCTGCCTTGGGGTCAGTGTCCCTCTGGCAGCTGGCTTAGGGTCAGTGTCCCTCTGGCAGCTGCCTTGGGGTCAGTGTCCCTCTGGCAGCTGGCTTAGGGTCAGTGTACCTCTGGCAGCTGGCTTAGGGTCAGTGTATCTCTGGCAGCTGCCTTGGGGTCAGTGTCCCTCTGGCAGCTGCCTTGGGGTCAGTGTATCTCTGGCAGCTGCCTTGGGGTCAGCGTCCCTCTGGCAGCTGGCTTAGGGTCAGTGTCCCTCTGGCAGCTCCCTTGGGGTCAGTGTCCCTCTGGCAGCTGCCTTGGGGTCAGTGTCCCTCTGGCAGCTGGCTTAGGGTCAGTGTCCCTCTGGCAGCTGCCTTGGGGTCAGTGTCCCTCTGGCAGCTGGCTTAGGGTCAGCGTCCCTCTGGCAGCTCCCTTGGGGTCAGTGTCCCTCTGGCAGCTGGCTTAGGGTCAGTGTCCCTCTGGCAGCTGCCTTGGGGTCAGTGTCCCTCTGGCAGGCTTTTTTGCCTGCTCAGGTGGCTTTGCAGTGCCCTGTCTGCACTTCTGCCTAagcatccacagctgctgcagattcACCTCCAGCTCTCTGGAAGAGCAGTGCCTTCCTGAAGTCTTCCCAAATACAGTCAGTGTCATCTGTGACCTTTCTTTTGGTCCTGAAATATTTGGTCATGTCACTTAGCCCTGCATAAAAGGTCTTTGATGCCCACTGTAACTTCATACATGTTTATTTCTGTGGAAGAGAAGCATTATCAGATGTACCTTGTACAATCTTTAATTTACATTTGCCTTGTAGAATCCATGGTTTCAGTccatctgaaatgttttttctgtttgtgcttGTCAGTGTGATGCAAACAACAGCAGTGAGTGTGCCCTGTACACATTCAGCTCGGGTGTCAACGCCATCCAGGAGTGGTACAAGCTGCATTACATGAACATCATGGCACAAATTCCCCTGGAGACTAAAGAAAAATTGAGTTATTCTGCTGATGACCTTATACTGACATGTTTCTTTGATGGCCTATCTTGTGACAAAAGGTCAGTGCACAGAAAATTCCTGCCATCCTAACAGCTTGTTTCCAAGCTCATAATATGTAGGAATGGAATAATTGGTATTTGCTGAATTCCAGCAGGAGACACTGCTAGTTCTGTGAATCTGCCTCCCCCCTGCTATTAACCCCCATTCCTACATTAAAACTTCCTTGAGTTTCCATCTCCTGAGATAGTAAACTAGATCATACCGCCATGTGTTTTCAAGTTACTCAGATAGAGACCCACATCTTTCAGCAGAATAAACCTCTTGAAAAGAAGTAATAAAACCCCATACAGTCCTGGTCTGTCTCTTGTCCAAACCAAAGTCCAAATATGCTTTCTCCCACAGATAGAACTACAGGGAACAATGCCATGATCTTTGATTTCTTGCAGGCACTTCACTCGTTTCCATCACCCTCTCCATGGCAACTGCTACACCTTCAACAGCGGCGAGAACGGGACCATCCTGAGCACCTCCACAGGTGGCAGCGAGTATGGTGAGTGGGGCACTGCACACCTGAGTGTTCCAGGGCACTCTGCACACCCGGGGTGTTCCTGGGCACTCTGCACACCCGGGGTGTTCCTGGGCACTTATCACACCTGGGGTGTTCCTGGGCACTCTGCACACCCGGGGTGTTCCTGGGCACTTACCACACCTGGGGTGTTCCAGGGCACTCTGCACACCTGAGGTATTCCAGGGCAGTTATCACACCTGGGGTGTTCCCTGTCACTCTGCACACCTGAGTGTTCCAGGGCactctgcacacctgggctgtTCCAGGACAGTTTGCACACCTGAGTGTTCCCTGTCACTCTGCACACCTGGAGTGTTCCTAGCACTCTGCACACCTGAGTGTTCCCTGTCACCCTGCACACCTGGGTTGTTCCAGGGCAGTTTGCAGAGGAGCTGTTTGATAACAAGTGGTGCAGCAAACTGGATCCTGCTGGAGCGTGAGCGATGTGTTGGCTGTAGATGTACAGGCTGATTGGGGAAATGCCTGTTTGAACTAGTGCAAACTCTTGCCTGAGAATACAGATAATATCATTGCATCACTaatgttttccagctgaaatgaCTGCTGCCCAGTTATATAAGTGAGTTCCAGCCACGTTCTCAGCAGATGTTATTTGTTGTACTCGGTGCCACCAGGGGATGTTACTGGCTGCAGGTGTCTTGGCCTGGCTGGGCAGAGGCTGTGCTTGGCTTTACAGTTCTCCTTAAGGCCAGATAACATGAAATAAACCGTGCTGCCCTCCCTGACCACAAAACATGGCTCTGGCTCCTGGTGTAACTTGCTGCCTTGTCTCTGGTTCAGGATTGCACGTTGTCCTGTACATCGATGAGGCAGACTACAACCCCTTCCTGGTGACATCCACAGGAGCCAAGATCATTGTCCACGACCAAAACGAGTATCCCTTCATTGAAGACATTGGCACGGAAATTGAgactgcagcagccacctccaTAGGGATGCACTTTGTGAGTGGCAGCAATCTCCTTTTTGGGTGCACCTTTGCCTTGGTACAGCTTTAAATAGGAACTGGTGGGGTGATTGcagagagccagcagctccaaggcCTTTAAATACCTCCCACTCAGCAGCTGAAGTGCCCTGAAGGAAATCCTGTGATAGcacttttctgaagaaaagaggCCATGGGAAAATCAGTCTTTATAAACCAAACCGGCCTGGGATATTGTTTGTTCTCCCTTTTCTTCCACCTCTTGGCTTTCCaggggatttttggttttgttttcacagcAAAATCCACAACCACAGAAGTGTGTCAAGTGCCTTGTTTGGCGTTAGCAATGAGCAGGAAGTTTCATCCCAGAGAGTCCCTGGGGtggagagccagagctggagctgtgggtcCCCCGCGTTGGGGTTGGGTCCCTAGGGAaggtggcagcacagccccttgAACTGTTTTGTGAGTTAAGCCTCATTCTGCTGGTTTTCTCTATCCCAGTTATAAAAACACCCTCGTGGGCAGTGGCTTTGCTTCTTCCAGCTGTGTACAAAGGcaaggagagctgcagctcctgctttccccaTTTAGTGTTCAGAGCAGGCCTTTGGCCCCGGGGGTTCGGCACTGCAGGAAGCTGTGCATGTCCCCTTTCATCTGGATGGGCTGTTAAGTGAGCACTTCAGCTCTgcccttcttccttctgctctgctctgagcaccagCCATCCTGCTTATCTGGGTGTGCCGAGGCCTTGCATTAGAAAAGACATTAAAAGAGGGCTGATGTTTTACAAAATGCAGATAGTTAACTGTCTTCCAGCTGGCTGGAAAACTGGCAGCAACTCCTTGGTCAGTCATGACTGAGAGGTTTGGGAGCCACGATGGTGTGAGGACACAAGTCTCACAAGACTTTTCTCTGTCACCATCACAATGTTACAGAGACTTCATGCAAGGCAGAGTCTCAATATTTAATGTAATATGTTCCTAGCACAATCAGTTTGAAGTGTTGCTGTAGTATAAAAAACAAGATTAGGCACATCTTAGTGTCTGTATATAAAAGATTGTTTTGAGGAAAGGATCCAATTGCATCCTCATGAGGCAGCCAAAATAGAAGCTGGACACAATTTCATGTCTCAGAGCAAAAGCTGGGGGATCActgtcctgctgggagaggacaACTGCAGAGAGCCTGCTGAGTGGTGGAGGTCAGGATTGTCAGATTGTCAGGACAGGGCTGCAGTGTGAGGTGCCACATCAGTCCTTGTCCCCACATGCAAGGGCACAAagagggcacagcagctctgtccctcactgtgctgggctctgaaCACAGCATCATTGCACATGGGCTTCTGCTGGGTACTGCAACTGCCCCTCACCTCCAAAAATATTCCAAGATGTTTGGCATGCAAACAAGGCATTGCTTGGTCAGAGTTACAGTGCTTCAGTTAAATATTTAgtttggaaattatttcagttcctGAAGGAACAAGTAAGCTTTTATAGGAGCATAAGCCACAACAAAATAATTCTATACAAAGGATCCATCATCTCTTGGAAGCCCCAGGAGCAGACAGAGGCAATGTCTTGGCTCTACATTGTATTGGAATTTAAAAGCTGGTTTCAGTCGGTTTTCAGCAGTAATGCATCTCTAATATGCATCTTTCTCTCCAAAGAGAGATCTGAGCATCTCTAAAAGCACTGATTTACACCACAGTGGCCCAGAGCCATCTCCTGCTGTAGATAAATTGGTGAGGTATGCTCCTATCAGATGTGGCCTCAGGGGCTGCATTCAGTGCCTTAGGGGCTACCAGCCATTCTCAGGTTCCTGCTAAATTGATCCTTTgtacagaattttaaattctaattttaaacTCTGTAGAGAAAGACAGGTGAATGGATTCTTAAATGGATGTTTCTTGTGGTTTCAGGCCACTTTGTTGTAAAGTGGATAATTACTGCAGAAAGATagcaggggctgagggaggtAAGGCAGGCTGCAGAAAGTGGGCCATGGGGCTGGAATCAGGTTTGGGAATTTgagggctcccagccctggtttCCCAGAGCTTGCAGGCACAGAGGTGGCACATCAGAGCTCTGATCTGGGCAGAGATTTGGAACAGGAAAAGTCATGAGCATTTGGGAGGAAGGGTCAAAGCAGCACCTGGAAAAAGGTTTGAGGGAGACACAAACATTTGATTTAGAGTGGATTGGGAGAGGTGCTGTTGAGCACTAGTGGAGCCTCAAGTGCTGTTTacccagggcacaggagcagccagtgcagcacagcacagctcaggcaggcAGGGATCCTCACAGAAATAACCCAAAACCCCCATCCAACACCCACCATCCCTCAGAGCACAGACATCCAGAGCAAAGCACACACTGAGACTAGCAGAGAGCATGCACATGGATGACTCTGCTGTGAAAGCCCCTCACTGCTGTGATTATAGCACCTTGCATTCCTGCAGGGGGTTTCCAGGAGGACAGCAGGGAATCCCACCAGAGCAGTGTTTTGGGAAACGGAtattagaaacaaaaaaccccttgtTTTGACAAGGGATTGGCCAATCATTTTAGGTAGCAAAAGGTAAACATTCTATTTAAAGCTGCCTTATCACTTACAGTTTCAGAGTCGGGATAAAGTGTCACTGAATCCTTTGGTGAACTCcagaaaaacaagttttgttcttttgtgtTTCCCAGACTCGGTCTCGCAAGCTGAGCAAACCCTACAGTGACTGCACAGAGACAGGAGCTGACATACCCGTGGACAACCTCTACAACAAGAGCTACTCACTCCAGGTAAAGCCATTACATTTGGGGTTATCAGTTGCTTGAAAACTGCCTGCATAAAGAGCTTTGTAACAGTCTGTGGTTCAGAGActgggagcagcctgagcacagggctgtgctggtgtaAAATGCAATGGCACTTCTTAAAATCCAGCTTTTATTCCTAAGTGGTTGCTGTTTGAAGTTCCCTCAGGCACCCTGTTAGATAAAGAGAGAACATGAGCTCATTAGGCAATTTTCAAGCAATGTGAGACTGGAAAATATTGGCCAAGTAAAGGTTGCAGCTAAGTAACCCTTGAAGCCAGAAATTGTGACCTTTAGGACTCCAAGAATAACAGAAACCATCTAATCAGTATCCAGATAGCAGGATGTTTGTTTACAGAGTAAGTTTCCACTAATTTTGCATGGTTTCTTTAATTTGGTCCTCTTGGAGAGTGTCAGTTGTTCTGGCACTCTCCACTTGAAGAATTGTGCTTACAttagctgctgcctgctgcaaagCCCAGGTCTAGGCTGAATTTATGTTATATGGGGAATATGAAATCTGCTGTGGTGTAGTGCCAGGTAGGATCACCCAGACATTATCTCAGGGTTTTAGTAACAGTACTTCACCAAAACTCAGTGCTCAGGAGGGACTGGAACTAAAAGGCTTGACTGGGATTTAAAAGAGAAGTTCTGTTCCTGCATGTCCCAGTGTTTTAGCAcaaaccacagctctgctgccttgttAATCCTCCCAGCTTCACCTCTCCAGTAGGCACCAGCAGGGTTTGGTGGAAGCTGTGAACGTTTGCTGCTGTGAGTCACTTCCCACACCTAGTTAGTGATTCATGGGCCACGTGCCATGGCAGGCCTAAAACCCTCTCCTTGACTCTGTAAAGAACAACTGCAACATTGAAGCTTTTGGTGGCATTCATAGAACCCCCATCTATGTAATCCTTCAAGAAGattatattcttattttttgcACTAGAGCCTCAACCCTCCACTGTACTTTCTGCCTATGTTTGTATTCACCCACAGCAGAGTCTGAAGGCCCAGGGAAGCAGGGTTCCCATCCCACTGCATTGTCATAAGAGGATGTTTTCAGGTGCACAGGAGCCTGGAGCTTGGTGCTGCCTCTTAGCCCCCAGCtctgttttttctccccagatcTGCCTGCACTCCTGCTTCCAGAAGGCCATGGTGGAatcctgtggctgtgcccagtATGCTCAGCCCTTACCTGCTGGGGCTGAGTACTGCAACTACAAGAAGAACCCAAACTGGAGTTAGTATTGAAACACCTCTGGCACTGCACATGCCTCAGCTGCCAGTCCTGTCCCCTgcacccccagtgtccctgtcacacagcccctgcacccccagtgtccctgtcacacagcccctgcacctACCCTGcaccctcagtgtccctgtcacacagccctctgcacccccagtgtccctggcacacagcccctgcacccaccctgcacccccagtgtccctgtcacacagcccctgcacccccagtgtccctggcacagccctctgcacccaccctgcacccccagtgtccctgtcacacagcccctgcacccaccctgcacccccagtgtccctggcacagccctctGCACCCCCAGTGTGCTGGGATGAGGCAAATCTGCCTTAACCCACTTAAGCTGCCACCCCCAGAGCCAGAAGTGTCTCCCTTGCTCACACTGGCTGGTTGGTGAATCTGCCCCTGATGGTTTGTCACCTGTGCCCACCACAGAGCAGTGGAGTGGAGGGCTGACCAGGTGTGGCAGTTTTCATGCCTGTATCAAGTGACAGCCACTTCTCAAGAGCCTTTTGCAATATCTCTGGGGTAAATCCTTTTATCCCCACCGTGTAGGCGATGGCCACAAGGGCCACCTCTGCCCCAGATGTCCCACTCCAGCCCAGGTAGCAGGTTTTCTCTCAGGCTTCTCACACACgtcctgctcttcccctgcAGTGTACTGCTACTACAGACTGCATGAGAAGTTtgtgaaggagcagctgggctgccagCAGATCTGCAAAGATGCCTGCAGGTGAGTCCTTGCCACAGGCAGAGGTGAGGTGTGTGTGGGAATCAGAGCTCACAAGTGACATCTGCCTTTCTTTGCAGCTTCAAGGAGTGGGCTCTCACCACCAGCATTGCCCAGTGGCCATCCACCGTGTCAGAGGTCAGTCCCCAGCTGTTCCCCAGCAGAACAGCAGCCTAGCAcaaggctctgagcagccccagaggcTCAGCACAAAAGCAGGAGCCCCTGGGCTAGTCAGTGGCATTCAGTGATGCTGCTCCCAGAGACCAGTCTGTAGTTTCCAGCTCAGGGCTTCCCCTCCAGGAGTTTACCATTAAACTGGAATTTGACTTGGGAGATCCCCTTGGgcccagctgggctgtcacACACTCAGTTCTGGTGGCCAGACTAGCCCAGGGAGGTTGGAGCAGAGTCCCTTCCCAGGGGTCTCTGCACAAGAACCTGCAGCTCGAGTGGCATTTTCTGTCTATTCTCCAGGACTGGATGCTCCGGGTTCTCTCTTGGGACAAAGGGCAGAAACTCAACAACAAGAAGCTGAACAAGTAAGTCCCCCTGTGTGTTCCTGCCTTGCACCTCCAGCTCTGATACGATCTCGGCAGCCCTAATGATGGCAATTGGGGAAAAAGCTCCcttggagcagcccagccctaCTGGTCCAACTGGTTATTTGCATAGTTTTTCAGTATGTTTCATGTTATTGTTTTACTAAACCCTCTGCCTGCCTCCTGCTTCCCCAGGACAGACCTTGCCAACCTGATGGTGTTTTACAAGGACCTGAACGAGAGATTCATCTCGGAGAATCCTGCCAACACGGTGAGTGAGcgtgctgctccctgctcccagagacACAGCACTTCCTCCCACGCAGCCTGGGAGCTTTCACCTGCCCAGGGGAGCAGTCCCACACGGGCAGGGGCAGGAAGCTGATCTCAGATATGCACCTCTGGGCTGGTCCTGCCCTTTCCAGCCCTTATCTCGGGCCACGTCTGCCTGTCCAGCCCCGAGCCCTGTGCAAGCTCACAGCAAGCTCAGCTCCAAGCTCCTCCTGAAGCGGAGCCAGAGAGAACTACAGCAGAGATGGGCCCAGTGCATTTGGGagtgctgagcaaggcctgggtgcccagctctgtctccctgcctgctgccccagccccatgCACAGAGCCCATTGCGGACCCCAACCTGGTGCTCTCTGCCCTTGCAGCTGGTCATTCTGCTGTCCAACTTCGGGggccagctggggctgtggatGAGCTGCTCGGTGGTGTGTGTCATCGAGATCGTGGAGGTGTTCCTCATCGACTCGCTGTCCATCGTGCTGCGGCGCCAGTGGCAGAGGGCCAAGAAGTGGTGGAGCCACCGCCAGCGGGGCGGCGCGGGGACGGCACAGCCCGCTGACCCGGAGAGGCAGGGCCACCACAACCCCGCGTGCCTGGACGAGGACCTGCCCACCTTCACCACGGCCCTGcgcctgcccctgccccaggacagcccccTGCCCAGGACTCCCCCCCCCAACTACAGCACCCTGCGCCTGGAGACCGCCTTCAGCGAGCAGCTGCCCGACACGCTGGAGCTGGGCCGGCACTGACGGCGCACCCGCCCTGCCCGCGGGGCTGGGACAGGCGCTGGGGGGCTGGCAGCTCACACCCTCACTCAGGGATCCAGCCGCGTTCAGCGCTGCCCTGAGCTCAGACACAAAACCAAGAGCTGAGCCATGGGGAGCTTCAGCACCTCAGTTGTTCGTGGTGGCAGGAGAtggctggagcaggatgtggcactgagctgggatGTCTCACCAGGCAAAGGCACGCATTAGCCACCAGCTGCACACACCCCATTGCATGTGGGCAGGAGTTGCTCCACAGCAGCAGATTGATGCCACATTGAGCATTAACACTAATTGCTCTCTGCTGTGTGGCTGGACCTGTGGGAAAAACCCGGGGCTGTCAGGATTCCAGGATGGCATGTGTAGGAAGGGCATGACAGGCGCTTGGGTAAAGCACAAAAGAGCGTTAAAGGAAAGTGCTCACTTGAATTTTCATTAGAAACCTGATTCCAATGGTGGCCTGAGGAGCTCTTTCTTGTGAGATGAAAAGC
Encoded here:
- the SCNN1G gene encoding amiloride-sensitive sodium channel subunit gamma, whose protein sequence is MAPPGPESGRAAATAPGKKITARLKRTLPVRGPQAPTLSELMRWYCLNTNTHGCRRIVVSRGRLRRLLWILLTLSAVGLILWQCAELLMNYYSASVSVTVQFQKLPFPAVTICNINPYKYSAMKEYLSELDKETKKALETFYGFSEGKSKVRRSVDDWNSTGSDFFQQIPLLKVEDFSRTATDLHSGQKRRVEGSVFHKDSSIVNSGDSNDIIGFQLCDANNSSECALYTFSSGVNAIQEWYKLHYMNIMAQIPLETKEKLSYSADDLILTCFFDGLSCDKRHFTRFHHPLHGNCYTFNSGENGTILSTSTGGSEYGLHVVLYIDEADYNPFLVTSTGAKIIVHDQNEYPFIEDIGTEIETAAATSIGMHFTRSRKLSKPYSDCTETGADIPVDNLYNKSYSLQICLHSCFQKAMVESCGCAQYAQPLPAGAEYCNYKKNPNWMYCYYRLHEKFVKEQLGCQQICKDACSFKEWALTTSIAQWPSTVSEDWMLRVLSWDKGQKLNNKKLNKTDLANLMVFYKDLNERFISENPANTLVILLSNFGGQLGLWMSCSVVCVIEIVEVFLIDSLSIVLRRQWQRAKKWWSHRQRGGAGTAQPADPERQGHHNPACLDEDLPTFTTALRLPLPQDSPLPRTPPPNYSTLRLETAFSEQLPDTLELGRH